Proteins found in one Terribacillus sp. DMT04 genomic segment:
- a CDS encoding GAF domain-containing protein gives MNKKVKVLVSWIIGFSLTTLIFIGVGEALVKIVSYWNNETYTTFSMVRWLSLVIALIVISSGIAKYLRTNDSAVSIGFTNIPNIVYDEQFEKSKDYKDKSLIKENTQLHEKINALEDYNIDLIAELETKGLEMDEITYISDIFIRHHKNTSRLVRSLTQLMEEGKSNWKYEFCNNVLDECVTILLEDRADKSSTIYFINDESKLEMFTYNRIEFSSSRERLFKIGDGFAGHIWETGETLLINDVSMDNEHFQGEFAPVHEYGSILGVPIKIGKEVVGVLCIQSEKAEDFAEDDERTVVFYAEMCGLAHFYDRINY, from the coding sequence ATGAATAAAAAAGTGAAGGTATTGGTAAGTTGGATTATTGGATTTTCCTTAACAACACTTATATTTATAGGTGTTGGAGAGGCTTTAGTGAAAATTGTTAGTTACTGGAACAACGAGACATATACAACATTCTCTATGGTAAGATGGTTGAGCTTAGTAATAGCTCTTATTGTAATATCTTCTGGAATTGCAAAATACCTTAGAACCAATGACAGTGCTGTATCTATTGGCTTTACTAACATTCCTAACATTGTTTATGATGAGCAATTTGAAAAATCTAAGGATTATAAAGATAAGAGTTTGATTAAAGAAAATACGCAATTACATGAGAAAATTAATGCGTTGGAGGATTACAACATAGATCTCATTGCAGAACTTGAGACAAAAGGGCTAGAGATGGATGAGATTACGTACATTAGTGACATCTTTATTAGACATCATAAAAATACCAGCAGGCTGGTTAGGTCACTAACCCAACTTATGGAAGAAGGAAAATCAAATTGGAAGTATGAGTTTTGTAATAACGTATTAGATGAATGTGTTACTATACTTCTTGAAGATCGAGCTGATAAATCTTCAACTATTTACTTTATAAACGATGAGAGTAAACTTGAAATGTTCACATATAATAGAATTGAATTTAGTTCATCGAGGGAAAGATTATTTAAAATTGGAGATGGTTTTGCAGGACATATTTGGGAAACTGGAGAAACATTATTAATAAATGATGTTTCCATGGACAATGAACATTTTCAGGGAGAATTTGCACCTGTACATGAGTACGGTTCTATACTCGGTGTCCCAATAAAAATAGGGAAAGAGGTAGTAGGAGTTCTCTGTATACAAAGTGAGAAAGCAGAAGACTTTGCGGAAGATGATGAAAGAACAGTGGTTTTCTATGCAGAAATGTGTGGGCTGGCACACTTTTACGATAGAATAAATTATTAG
- a CDS encoding acyl-CoA thioesterase: MKSKPCIASLTVKTSHVLPPDTNTHGTLFGGTLMAHIDDVAAIAAYRHARQLVVTASTDSVDFLAPVKVGDTICVEAFVTWTSNTSMEVFVKAVTEDLRTGDRKVSATAFVTMVALDDNKQPIEVPEVFPESPEEKWLYDGAPQRAAYRKERLKRSKEMAVAFGTDYPWFRNDGRNFDE; this comes from the coding sequence GTGAAATCAAAACCATGTATCGCATCTTTAACAGTGAAAACATCCCATGTACTTCCTCCTGATACAAATACACACGGTACCTTGTTCGGAGGAACGCTGATGGCTCATATTGATGATGTTGCTGCAATTGCTGCCTACCGTCATGCCAGACAGCTTGTTGTAACAGCTTCTACCGATAGCGTCGATTTTCTCGCTCCTGTAAAAGTAGGAGATACTATTTGCGTGGAGGCATTTGTAACCTGGACGAGCAACACTTCCATGGAAGTGTTCGTCAAAGCAGTAACAGAAGATTTGCGAACAGGAGACAGAAAAGTATCAGCAACAGCATTCGTTACCATGGTTGCACTCGATGATAACAAACAGCCCATCGAGGTGCCGGAAGTATTTCCAGAAAGCCCAGAAGAGAAATGGCTGTACGATGGCGCGCCGCAGCGTGCTGCGTATCGCAAAGAACGCTTAAAACGATCCAAAGAGATGGCAGTAGCATTCGGAACAGATTATCCATGGTTCCGAAATGACGGCCGTAACTTCGACGAATAA
- the cls gene encoding cardiolipin synthase, whose product MHIFAYLLGLLTIINILLALAIVFLERRDASVTWAWLLVLVFIPVAGFIVYLLFGRKLSGKIFTWDTKSRLGVKKQVQAQLRAIEENTFSYRQPAVEEYKGLAYMHLRNDDAILTQGNEVEVFTDGNKKFDALLHDLEQAKNHIHLLYYIVRSDKLGERLADVLIRKAHEGVKVRFLYDDMGSRSIKKSYVRKLIEAGVEIEAFFPSFIPKINLKLNHRNHRKLAIIDGQVGYIGGFNIGDEYLGEDQKFGYWRDTHLRITGEAVRAMQTRFILDWNQASRHDIEYEDRYYLSEPVGNVGMQIVSSGPDSEWEQIKHGYIKMILSAKKYVYIQTPYFIPDESLADALKVAVLSGVDVRIMIPNKPDHPFVYWATYSNVGELIKAGAQVYIYQNGFLHAKTIVVDDKIASVGTANIDVRSFRLNFEVNAFLYDQNTAGVLKEKFEEDILLSTQLSHNLYLQRSNWIRFKESIARLISPIL is encoded by the coding sequence GTGCATATATTTGCGTATTTATTAGGATTATTAACTATTATAAATATCCTCCTCGCATTAGCGATCGTTTTCTTGGAAAGGCGGGATGCTAGTGTTACATGGGCTTGGCTGCTTGTGCTCGTTTTTATACCAGTAGCGGGATTTATCGTTTATCTACTATTCGGCCGCAAACTCTCAGGAAAAATATTCACCTGGGATACAAAATCGAGGCTTGGTGTTAAGAAGCAAGTGCAAGCCCAATTGCGGGCTATTGAGGAAAATACATTTTCTTATAGGCAACCTGCAGTTGAGGAGTACAAAGGCCTTGCCTATATGCATCTGCGTAATGATGATGCAATATTGACCCAAGGCAATGAAGTAGAAGTCTTCACGGATGGGAACAAGAAATTCGATGCACTTCTACATGATTTAGAACAAGCGAAGAATCATATTCATCTCTTGTATTACATTGTGCGCAGTGACAAACTAGGGGAACGGCTGGCAGATGTACTTATAAGGAAAGCGCATGAAGGCGTTAAAGTACGGTTCCTGTACGATGATATGGGTTCAAGAAGTATTAAGAAGAGCTATGTGCGCAAGCTGATAGAAGCTGGCGTTGAAATTGAAGCCTTCTTTCCATCCTTCATTCCTAAAATTAACTTGAAGCTCAATCATCGAAATCACCGGAAGCTGGCGATTATTGATGGTCAGGTAGGGTACATTGGCGGGTTTAATATCGGCGATGAGTACTTAGGTGAAGATCAGAAATTCGGTTACTGGCGTGATACACATCTGCGGATCACTGGTGAAGCAGTACGAGCCATGCAGACACGCTTCATTTTGGATTGGAACCAAGCTTCCCGGCATGATATTGAATACGAAGATCGCTATTATCTGTCAGAGCCAGTTGGCAATGTCGGGATGCAAATTGTCTCCAGCGGACCTGATTCGGAATGGGAACAGATAAAACATGGTTATATCAAAATGATTCTTTCAGCCAAAAAATACGTGTATATCCAAACGCCGTATTTCATTCCGGATGAAAGTTTGGCAGACGCCCTGAAGGTTGCGGTACTGTCGGGTGTCGATGTGCGGATAATGATTCCGAATAAGCCCGATCACCCATTCGTTTATTGGGCAACATATTCGAATGTTGGTGAGCTGATTAAAGCGGGTGCACAAGTTTATATTTACCAAAATGGCTTCCTGCATGCCAAAACGATTGTTGTCGATGACAAGATTGCTTCTGTCGGTACAGCCAATATTGATGTCCGCAGCTTCCGGCTGAATTTTGAAGTAAATGCATTTTTATATGATCAAAATACAGCAGGGGTATTGAAAGAAAAATTTGAAGAGGATATCCTATTATCAACACAGCTTTCACATAATCTATATCTGCAGAGATCAAATTGGATTCGATTTAAAGAATCTATCGCGCGTTTGATCTCCCCGATCTTGTAG
- the rarD gene encoding EamA family transporter RarD, whose protein sequence is MQSQSSKSGIIYAALAYMMWGVLPLFWNLLEDVDAGHLLAHRIVWSFVTMILIVFVLGKFRSFIQQIKDLFLNKRAFWGLFAASLTVSVNWLVFIWAVNAGHVLQSSLGYYINPLISILLAMIFLKEKSTRLQIASFILAAFGVIYLTVSYGVFPWVSLLLAISFAVYGLLKKVVTIPPMFGLTIETMFVTPLAVLYLLFAPAAEATSISTGTAVILFLSGAATAAPLLLFAHGARRLTLTQIGLLQYIAPTLMLLLGVTLFGEAFTHAHLIAFSCIWGALVLYSISGIRLKRLTARHPNTAKTAK, encoded by the coding sequence ATGCAATCGCAATCATCTAAGTCCGGCATCATATATGCAGCACTTGCATACATGATGTGGGGTGTACTGCCTTTATTCTGGAATTTATTAGAGGACGTCGATGCTGGCCATTTATTGGCCCATCGTATCGTTTGGTCCTTTGTTACAATGATTCTCATTGTGTTTGTCTTGGGAAAATTCCGTTCTTTCATTCAGCAAATTAAGGACCTTTTCTTAAATAAGCGCGCGTTTTGGGGATTATTCGCAGCTTCTCTGACAGTGAGTGTCAATTGGCTCGTTTTCATCTGGGCCGTGAACGCAGGACATGTCTTGCAATCCAGCTTAGGTTATTATATTAACCCGCTGATCAGCATACTGCTGGCTATGATTTTTCTGAAAGAAAAAAGCACACGTCTGCAGATTGCAAGTTTTATTCTGGCCGCGTTTGGAGTCATTTATTTGACCGTTAGCTACGGCGTATTTCCATGGGTATCCTTACTATTGGCAATCAGCTTTGCTGTATATGGGCTGCTGAAGAAAGTAGTGACAATCCCGCCAATGTTCGGGCTTACAATTGAAACCATGTTCGTTACACCGCTAGCCGTCCTTTATCTGCTATTCGCACCAGCTGCAGAAGCTACATCTATCTCGACTGGAACAGCTGTTATCTTATTCTTATCTGGTGCCGCCACAGCTGCACCGCTATTGCTTTTTGCTCATGGCGCGCGCAGGCTGACGCTAACACAAATCGGACTGCTTCAGTATATAGCGCCAACCCTTATGCTGCTCTTAGGTGTCACTTTATTCGGGGAAGCATTCACACATGCGCATCTGATCGCCTTTTCTTGTATTTGGGGAGCTTTGGTTCTCTACTCCATTTCCGGAATTCGGTTGAAACGCCTGACTGCCCGGCACCCAAATACTGCTAAAACTGCAAAATAA
- a CDS encoding DUF2188 domain-containing protein, which translates to MKEYSVVPNRDVTGWYVKIEDVAPTDYHSTRDEAVMEAESMAKDNAPSKVIIYDAHQEIEEQRQF; encoded by the coding sequence ATGAAAGAATACAGTGTAGTCCCAAATAGAGATGTAACAGGCTGGTATGTGAAGATTGAAGACGTAGCACCAACGGATTATCACAGCACAAGAGATGAAGCTGTTATGGAAGCTGAAAGCATGGCCAAGGATAATGCGCCTAGTAAAGTTATTATCTATGATGCACATCAAGAGATAGAAGAACAGCGGCAGTTTTAA
- a CDS encoding GDSL-type esterase/lipase family protein, giving the protein MQKRKVYLIIASFLLAIVIGAVILFAVSDKKATVTNAPLEVVPIEDSAPENTEDTLGESEDTDTSSEIKDAFQRLFNDTIGLFIKEDLHITAIGDSLTQGVGDKTDKGGYVGILQQTFEQTEDRVKIDNFGKRGNRTDQMLKRMEDPVISASLENADVVLITIGANDIMKVTKDHFTNLDYDDYSKAMPAYEERMKEIFQKIDTLNPDAEVYLIGFYNPFEENFPELKEQLGTIIKEYNSIGEKIAQNEEQHYIETVDLFQNETANLLSDDYFHPNEIGYGKVAERVLESIKPVIQEEEEDEE; this is encoded by the coding sequence TTGCAAAAAAGAAAAGTTTATTTGATTATTGCATCGTTTCTGCTCGCCATCGTCATCGGAGCTGTGATACTATTTGCTGTCTCTGATAAGAAAGCGACCGTCACTAACGCCCCTTTAGAAGTTGTCCCAATTGAAGATTCAGCCCCTGAAAATACGGAAGATACTTTGGGCGAATCAGAGGATACAGATACGTCCTCCGAAATTAAAGATGCCTTTCAGCGTTTGTTTAATGACACGATTGGGCTCTTTATCAAGGAAGATCTTCATATTACAGCAATTGGAGATTCCTTGACACAAGGTGTGGGCGACAAGACTGATAAGGGTGGTTATGTCGGCATTCTTCAGCAGACATTTGAACAAACAGAGGACCGTGTAAAGATTGATAACTTTGGTAAACGAGGCAATCGAACCGACCAGATGCTGAAACGCATGGAAGACCCCGTCATCTCCGCTTCCCTGGAAAATGCCGATGTTGTTTTAATTACAATTGGTGCTAATGACATTATGAAAGTAACGAAAGATCATTTCACAAACTTGGACTATGATGATTATAGTAAGGCTATGCCAGCCTACGAAGAGCGGATGAAGGAAATCTTCCAAAAAATCGACACACTAAATCCAGATGCTGAAGTGTATTTGATTGGTTTTTATAATCCCTTTGAAGAAAACTTCCCCGAGCTAAAAGAACAACTTGGTACGATTATCAAGGAGTATAACAGCATTGGAGAGAAAATCGCCCAGAACGAAGAACAGCATTACATTGAGACAGTCGACTTATTCCAAAATGAAACAGCAAACCTGTTGTCTGATGACTATTTCCATCCAAATGAAATTGGGTATGGAAAAGTAGCTGAACGGGTATTGGAAAGTATCAAACCCGTGATACAGGAAGAAGAGGAAGACGAAGAATAG
- a CDS encoding YpmS family protein, with amino-acid sequence MENRNNQPPDRKTRNWKKYFKVLAIANGIVLLLLLLLIFLPAFSPAPEPPKEAQFDSSDSSEFTISSTKANVNELINAYIDKELNDNSDNYAVVLGDDAVELSGGITAFGIRIPLKMTLEPHVQENGDLILENKEISLGSLSLPNDKVLKYIDKYYNMPEWVSINPDEESIYVAVTQMELQNNLHVEVEQFNLPNDNLSFKLYVPNDTIGL; translated from the coding sequence ATGGAGAATCGAAATAACCAACCGCCCGATCGAAAGACGCGTAACTGGAAGAAATATTTTAAAGTTTTAGCTATTGCTAACGGTATTGTTTTGCTGCTGCTTTTGCTGCTCATTTTTCTGCCAGCTTTCAGTCCGGCTCCAGAGCCGCCAAAAGAAGCACAATTTGACAGTTCTGATTCCTCAGAGTTTACAATTAGTTCCACAAAAGCAAACGTAAACGAACTAATCAACGCTTATATCGATAAGGAACTGAATGATAACTCCGATAATTATGCTGTTGTACTTGGAGATGATGCTGTAGAACTTAGCGGCGGCATTACAGCTTTCGGCATCCGCATCCCATTGAAAATGACGCTAGAGCCCCATGTACAGGAGAATGGTGATTTAATACTAGAGAATAAAGAAATCTCGCTCGGCAGTCTTTCCTTGCCGAATGATAAGGTTCTCAAGTACATTGATAAATACTACAACATGCCTGAATGGGTTTCGATCAATCCGGATGAAGAATCCATCTATGTAGCTGTCACGCAAATGGAATTGCAAAATAATCTCCATGTAGAAGTAGAACAATTTAACTTGCCGAACGACAATCTCAGCTTTAAGCTGTATGTTCCGAATGACACGATTGGTTTATAA
- a CDS encoding response regulator transcription factor — translation MIRVLFVDDHEMVRIGVSAYLATQADIEVIGEADNGEDAVKLALDLRPDIILMDLVMDKMDGIEATKLIVSAWPEAKVIVVTSFLDDDKVYPALEAGAASYLLKTSKASEIAKAIRATYNGSAVFEPEVTNKVMKRMRKNQAPALHETLTVREQEVLHLIAKGRSNQEIASELFIALKTVKVHVSNILSKLEVQDRTQAAIYVHENGMLK, via the coding sequence CTTTTTGTAGACGATCATGAGATGGTTCGAATCGGTGTGTCTGCATATCTGGCTACACAAGCAGATATTGAAGTAATAGGAGAAGCTGATAACGGAGAAGATGCCGTAAAGCTTGCACTCGATTTGCGTCCGGATATTATTCTGATGGATTTAGTAATGGATAAGATGGACGGTATTGAAGCGACGAAGCTAATTGTAAGCGCATGGCCTGAGGCAAAAGTGATTGTCGTGACTAGCTTCTTGGATGATGATAAAGTATATCCAGCTTTAGAAGCAGGTGCTGCCAGCTATCTGCTGAAAACATCTAAAGCATCTGAAATTGCCAAAGCCATCCGAGCTACATATAATGGTTCTGCTGTCTTTGAACCAGAAGTGACGAATAAAGTGATGAAGCGAATGCGAAAGAATCAGGCACCAGCCCTGCATGAAACACTGACAGTCCGTGAGCAGGAAGTGCTTCATTTAATTGCAAAAGGAAGGTCAAATCAAGAGATTGCCTCCGAGCTGTTTATCGCGTTAAAAACAGTAAAAGTGCACGTAAGCAACATCCTGAGCAAACTCGAAGTACAAGACCGCACGCAAGCCGCCATTTACGTCCATGAAAACGGGATGCTTAAGTGA